From the genome of Deinococcus sp. JMULE3, one region includes:
- a CDS encoding SMI1/KNR4 family protein, with translation MSDWQRLTTMSDRVTLRAPVTDVDLQDLRNCAGLQLPQEYEDFLRSSDGLDVYSSIVFPSKDAVVKNTRPITENWDELYMPVTGLFFFGEDASGDLFFFRRLKSCVDQSVYVWRHEDDSRIQIAFSLAGFLEKYLSGDYDAWNL, from the coding sequence GTGAGCGACTGGCAGAGACTGACGACCATGTCGGACAGAGTGACTCTGAGGGCACCTGTCACCGATGTGGACTTGCAGGATCTCCGCAACTGCGCCGGGCTTCAACTCCCCCAGGAGTACGAGGACTTCCTTCGCTCTTCGGATGGCCTCGATGTGTACTCGTCCATTGTCTTCCCGTCAAAAGACGCCGTCGTCAAAAACACTCGACCCATCACTGAGAACTGGGATGAGCTGTATATGCCTGTCACGGGACTATTTTTCTTTGGTGAAGATGCCAGCGGTGACCTCTTCTTCTTCAGGCGCTTGAAGAGCTGTGTTGATCAGAGCGTCTACGTGTGGCGACATGAAGATGACAGCCGAATACAGATTGCCTTCTCTCTGGCTGGCTTCCTCGAAAAATATCTATCCGGCGATTATGACGCCTGGAATCTATAA
- a CDS encoding thiolase family protein, producing MRDAVIVSAVRTPVGRGVKGTLANTRPDDLAALVLNEAVKRAGVDAGIVEDVYLGCAIPEAEQGLNVARLAALRAGMPDSVGGVTVNRFCSSGLQTIAMAAAAIQAGQADVMLAGGVESMSFVPMSGHNPSPNPELVDARPGAYIGMGMTAENVAAKYGISREDQDAFAFRSHQRAAAAQDAGKFDAEIVPVPVRVDKLKGTKMKSETVNFDKDELIRRDANLADMAKVRPAFKATGSVSAANSSPFSDGAAAVLIMSGEKAQELGVKPLAKFLGFAVAGVEPELMGIGPVKAVPKVLAQTGLTLDDIDLIELNEAFAAQSLAVARELGLNQDIMNVNGGAIALGHPLGCSGAKLATSAIYELQRRGGGKALITMCIGGGMGAAGIIEVYGADQAAD from the coding sequence ATGCGTGATGCTGTTATTGTTTCTGCCGTCCGGACGCCCGTTGGTCGTGGCGTGAAAGGCACCCTGGCGAACACCCGCCCCGACGATCTGGCGGCGCTGGTGCTGAACGAGGCCGTGAAGCGCGCCGGTGTGGACGCCGGTATCGTCGAGGACGTGTACCTCGGCTGCGCGATTCCCGAGGCGGAGCAGGGCCTGAACGTGGCCCGTCTGGCCGCGCTGCGCGCCGGGATGCCCGACAGCGTGGGCGGCGTGACCGTGAACCGCTTCTGCTCCAGCGGCCTGCAGACCATCGCCATGGCCGCAGCGGCCATTCAGGCGGGGCAGGCGGACGTGATGCTGGCCGGTGGTGTGGAGAGCATGAGCTTCGTGCCCATGAGCGGCCACAACCCCAGCCCGAACCCCGAACTGGTGGACGCCCGTCCCGGCGCGTACATCGGCATGGGCATGACCGCCGAGAACGTCGCCGCGAAGTACGGCATCAGCCGTGAAGATCAGGACGCGTTCGCATTCCGCAGCCACCAGCGCGCCGCGGCGGCGCAGGACGCCGGGAAGTTCGACGCCGAGATCGTGCCCGTGCCCGTCCGCGTGGACAAGCTGAAGGGCACGAAGATGAAGTCCGAGACCGTGAACTTCGACAAGGACGAACTGATCCGCCGGGACGCGAACCTCGCGGACATGGCGAAGGTCCGCCCCGCGTTCAAGGCGACCGGTTCGGTCAGCGCCGCGAACAGCAGCCCCTTCAGCGACGGCGCGGCTGCCGTGCTGATCATGAGCGGCGAGAAGGCGCAGGAACTCGGCGTGAAGCCGCTGGCGAAGTTCCTCGGCTTCGCCGTGGCAGGCGTCGAACCCGAACTGATGGGCATCGGCCCCGTGAAGGCCGTGCCGAAGGTGCTCGCGCAGACCGGCCTGACCCTGGACGACATCGACCTGATCGAACTGAACGAGGCGTTTGCCGCGCAGTCCCTGGCTGTGGCGCGGGAACTGGGCCTGAACCAGGACATCATGAACGTCAACGGCGGCGCCATCGCCCTGGGTCACCCCCTGGGGTGCAGCGGGGCGAAACTCGCCACGAGCGCCATCTACGAACTGCAGCGCCGTGGGGGCGGGAAGGCCCTGATCACCATGTGCATCGGCGGGGGCATGGGCGCCGCCGGGATCATCGAAGTGTACGGCGCGGACCAGGCCGCCGACTAA
- a CDS encoding transposase family protein, translating into MRLEKLKSRGRSFERLVGLSPAEFDQLLIELEPLWERSHHRSLSRAGRVRRIGAGNTFKLDLSQRLLVTLLYLRQYFTMHVLGILFDLDAANICRNIHALLPVLEQALPAPLRPRTLQAEPDEAPGGASRNPRKIRSLEEFLEIFPELTDVIVDGTEQPRGQPKVKKGENPGKKAVGRPKDKKRFYSVKKRTHTLKTQVAVTPEGQIVHLSATASGRTHDMKVLRRSRLMNRLPRHVRVWGDRGYTGMEKVYPDWETIVPAKRPKNGELSKEQRELNRLISKVRISAENAIGRIKKFRVCKEFFRNRTSQHGVMWGCVAGLVNLRWQRRHHLCTP; encoded by the coding sequence TTGCGGCTTGAGAAGCTGAAATCCAGGGGGCGGTCCTTTGAACGGCTGGTGGGGTTGAGTCCTGCCGAGTTTGACCAGCTGCTGATTGAACTGGAGCCCTTGTGGGAACGGAGTCATCACCGCTCCCTTTCCCGCGCCGGACGGGTCCGGCGCATCGGAGCGGGCAACACCTTCAAGCTCGACCTCAGCCAGCGACTGCTGGTCACGCTGCTCTATCTGCGACAGTACTTCACCATGCATGTTCTGGGCATCCTGTTCGATCTGGACGCGGCGAACATCTGCCGGAACATCCATGCCCTGCTGCCGGTCCTGGAGCAGGCGTTGCCTGCTCCCCTCCGTCCCCGGACGCTCCAGGCCGAGCCGGATGAGGCTCCTGGAGGGGCGAGCAGGAACCCGAGGAAAATACGCTCTCTGGAGGAGTTTCTGGAGATCTTCCCCGAACTGACCGACGTGATCGTGGATGGGACTGAGCAACCTCGCGGGCAGCCGAAAGTGAAGAAGGGGGAGAACCCCGGCAAGAAGGCGGTCGGGCGGCCCAAGGACAAGAAGCGCTTTTACAGCGTCAAGAAAAGGACCCATACCCTGAAAACCCAGGTGGCGGTGACGCCCGAAGGACAGATCGTGCACCTCAGTGCGACCGCCAGCGGTCGCACCCACGACATGAAGGTGCTGCGACGTTCCCGACTGATGAACCGACTGCCCAGGCACGTCCGGGTGTGGGGAGACCGGGGCTATACCGGAATGGAGAAGGTCTATCCGGACTGGGAAACCATCGTGCCCGCCAAACGACCGAAGAACGGCGAGTTGAGCAAGGAGCAACGTGAGCTGAATCGGCTGATCTCCAAGGTGCGGATCAGCGCTGAGAATGCCATCGGCCGCATCAAGAAATTTCGCGTCTGCAAGGAGTTTTTCAGGAATCGGACCTCACAGCACGGCGTGATGTGGGGGTGTGTCGCCGGACTCGTCAATCTCCGTTGGCAACGCCGCCACCACCTCTGCACGCCCTGA